A stretch of the Lolium perenne isolate Kyuss_39 chromosome 3, Kyuss_2.0, whole genome shotgun sequence genome encodes the following:
- the LOC127341382 gene encoding protein FAR1-RELATED SEQUENCE 5-like, translating into MDHCVTEEEPFVERSLLFASQNTWLETVVEEDEVESSGDSTEDNASGHGINRSVDLGRTENIVHVERDPNGLVRRHRRGAMLDERAASAERISALESAFRGFAERKSTEVLSPKIGLSFDSLGEAYDYYNLYSWECGFGIRYGKSRMNVKGSKCMQELLCNCSGKPTKLNSTSCRTECAAMIRLLRTDDDGWYICEFRSTHNHQMLHTYAQKLHFPSHRHIDKYTRELVVQLCENNVNLSKVYNIIGTFFGRIENVPFTKRCLRTLCGKISRDQADEDVKKTMDIFSDLKEKDPEFDYSVRVDGDSRIRTLMWTNGNSKLQYHHFGDVITFDTTYKTNLYDMPFGLFGGVNNHFQSVIYAGVLMRDEKVESFNWVFKEFVKMMGGKNPITILTDQARAMEVAIEEVFPDVTHRWCKWHVMKKAKESLGVHYHKKSEFRIEFHKLVQDMITVQEFEDSWHALVKKHGLEKNTFLIQIFEVRHKWAKPYFAGKFCAKQTSTQRSESANHMLKNYIPPGCPMNLFVKQYHKLLFDRDQEEGFQEKRTRLGGAVLKVNIPLEKHASRIYTRTMFEMFGSFLFASGSYTVEELIPKKKYVATHLNASKREKYLKSVFEIEVSEDGDYFTCECGLFEHMGMVCCHIIKVMCELRLSEIPKKHVMKRWTLDARDILPDHL; encoded by the exons ATGGACCACTGTGTAACTGAAGAAGAACCATTTGTTGAGAGGTCACTGCTGTTCGCCAGCCAGAACACTTGGCTAGAAACTGTAGTTGAGGAAGACGAAGTTGAGTCATCGGGAGACAGCACAGAGGACAATGCTAGTGGCCATGGCATAAATAGGTCAGTTGATCTGGGTCGGACAGAAAACATTGTTCATGTTGAAAGAGACCCCAATGGCCTTGTTCGCAG GCACAGACGTGGTGCTATGCTTGATGAAAGGGCAGCTAGTGCAGAAAGGATATCAGCTCTTGAATCTGCCTTTAGAGGTTTTGCAGAAAGGAAAAGCACAGAAGTACTGTCACCAAAAATTGGGCTGTCGTTTGATTCATTGGGTGAAGCTTATGATTACTACAATCTTTATTCTTGGGAGTGCGGCTTCGGTATTAGGTATGGGAAAAGCAGGATGAATGTTAAAGGATCGAAGTGCATGCAAGAGCTCCTCTGCAACTGCTCG GGGAAACCAACCAAGCTTAATAGCACTTCTTGTCGTACGGAATGTGCAGCTATGATTAGGTTGTTAAGAACGGATGATGATGGGTGGTACATTTGTGAGTTCAGGTCGACACACAACCACCAGATGCTACATACATACGCACAGAAGTTGCATTTTCCCTCTCACAGGCATATAGACAAGTACACAAGAGAACTCGTGGTGCAACTGTGTgaaaacaatgtgaatttgagcaAGGTATACAACATTATTGGGACATTTTTTGGCAGAATCGAGAATGTCCCTTTTACGAAAAGGTGTCTTCGAACTCTTTGTGGTAAAATCTCCCGTGATCAGGCAGACGAGGATGTGAAGAAGACAATGGATATATTCTCTGATCTGAAGGAGAAGGATCCAGAGTTTGATTATTCGGTAAGAGTTGATGGTGACAGCAGAATAAGGACTCTCATGTGGACAAACGGAAACAGTAAGTTGCAGTACCACCATTTTGGTGATGTCATAACATTTGACACAACATATAAGACAAACTTATATGACATGCCATTCGGACTATTTGGTGGAGTGAATAACCATTTCCAGTCAGTAATATATGCTGGAGTGCTGATGAGGGATGAGAAAGTTGAAAGCTTTAACTGGGTTTTCAAGGAGTTTGTGAAGATGATGGGTGGAAAGAACCCAATTACAATTCTAACAG ATCAGGCACGTGCAATGGAGGTTGCCATCGAGGAGGTGTTCCCTGATGTAACACATCGATGGTGCAAATGGCATGTCATGAAAAAAGCAAAGGAGAGTTTGGGTGTCCACTATCATAAGAAGAGTGAATTCAGGATAGAGTTTCACAAGCTAGTGCAAGATATGATTACTGTACAAGAGTTTGAAGATTCATGGCATGCTCTGGTAAAAAAACATGGGCTTGAAAAGAATACATTCCTGATCCAGATTTTCGAGGTACGACACAAGTGGGCCAAGCCTTATTTCGCTGGGAAATTTTGTGCAAAGCAAACCAGTACTCAACGAAGTGAAAGTGCTAACCATATGTTGAAGAATTACATCCCACCCGGATGTCCTATGAACCTATTCGTTAAGCAATACCACAAATTGCTCTTTGATAGAGATCAGGAAGAGGGTTTCCAAGAGAAGAGAACCAGATTG GGTGGTGCAGTGTTGAAAGTTAACATACCTCTTGAAAAGCATGCTAGCAGAATATATACAAGGACCATGTTTGAAATGTTTGGATCGTTCCTTTTTGCTTCTGGATCATATACGGTAGAGGAGCTGATCCCGAAGAAAAAATATGTGGCAACACACCTGAATGCATCCAAAAGAGAAAAATACCTTAAATCTGTCTTTGAAATAGAAGTTTCTGAGGATGGCGATTATTTCACATGTGAGTGTGGATTATTTGAGCACATGGGTATGGTTTGTTGTCATATAATAAAG GTGATGTGTGAACTAAGACTAAGTGAAATTCCAAAAAAGCATGTCATGAAGAGATGGACCCTAGATGCAAGAGATATTTTACCTGATCATCTGTAG